One stretch of Prunus persica cultivar Lovell chromosome G1, Prunus_persica_NCBIv2, whole genome shotgun sequence DNA includes these proteins:
- the LOC18790794 gene encoding chlorophyllide a oxygenase, chloroplastic yields the protein MSLSASNAMTIVATAAALSLPISFCRSTKLSTKKGVKGGFRVFAVFGEQSEIEKKNAWSTLFDVEDPRSKFPQTKGKFLDANLALEVARYDIQYCDWRARQDVLAIMLLHEKVVDVLNPLARDYKSIGTIKKELAELQEELGQAHRQVHISEARVSTALDKLAYMEELVNDKLLQDRATTYSEEASPSPSTSTQSLDTVKRRLPRKGLNISGPVQPYHPRLKNFWYPVAFSTDLKDDTMVPLDCFEEPWVLFRGKDGKPGCVQNTCAHRACPLDLGSVNEGRIQCPYHGWEYSTDGTCEKMPSTRLHKVKIKSLPCFEKDGMLWIWPGDGPPSATLPSLQPPSGFQIHAELVIELPVEHGLLLDNLLDLAHAPFTHTSTFAKGWSVPSFVKFLTPASGLQGYWDPYPIDMEFRPPCMVLSTIGISKPGKLEGQSTKQCTTHLHQLHVCLPSSRNKTRLLYRMSLDFAPVLKHIPFMNFLWRHFAEQVLNEDLRLVLGQQERMNKGANVWNWPVTYDKLGVRYRQWRDALERGEKQLPFSKSS from the exons ATGAGTCTGTCAGCTTCAAACGCCATGACCATTGTTGCCACAGCTGCAGCTCTATCTTTGCCCATATCATTTTGTAGATCAACCAAGCTTAGCACCAAGAAG GGTGTGAAAGGAGGGTTTCGGGTGTTTGCTGTATTCGGAGAGCAATCAGAGATAGAAAAGAAGAATGCTTGGAGTACACTCTTTGATGTGGAGGATCCTAGGTCCAAATTTCCACAAACTAAAGGGAAGTTCTTGGATGCAAATCTGGCCTTGGAAGTTGCTAGATATGATATACAATACTGTGATTGGCGGGCTCGACAAGATGTGCTCGCAATCATGCTCCTCCATGAAAAG GTTGTGGACGTTCTAAATCCTCTAGCCCGAGATTATAAGTCTATAGGTACCATCAAGAAGGAGCTTGCAGAGTTGCAAGAAGAGCTAGGACAGGCTCATAGACAG GTTCATATATCTGAAGCAAGGGTTTCCACTGCTTTAGATAAATTGGCTTACATGGAAGAATTGGTGAATGACAAACTGTTACAAGATAGAGCAACTACATATTCTGAGGAAGCATCCCCTTCTCCAAGCACTTCTACGCAATCTCTGGATACTGTAAAAAGGAGGCTGCCTCGAAAAGGGTTGAACATTTCAGGTCCAGTTCAACCCTACCATCCCCGATTGAAGAATTTTTGGTACCCGGTTGCCTTCTCCACTGACCTGAAAGATGATACCATG GTTCCACTTGATTGTTTTGAGGAACCATGGGTTCTTTTTCGTGGAAAAGATGGTAAACCCGGATGCGTCCAGAATACCTGCGCGCATAGAGCTTGCCCTCTTGACCTCGGTTCAGTAAATGAGGGCCGTATCCAGTGTCCCTATCATG GGTGGGAATACTCAACCGATGGGACATGTGAGAAAATGCCATCTACACGATTACACAAAGTAAAGATTAAATCATTGCCATGTTTCGAGAAAGATGGAATGTTATGGATTTGGCCTGGTGACGGCCCTCCATCGGCCACTCTTCCTTCTTTACAACCTCCTTCAGGGTTTCAAATCCACGCTGAG CTGGTCATAGAACTCCCAGTGGAACATGGGCTGCTTCTTGATAACCTTTTAGATCTTGCGCATGCTCCTTTCACTCATACATCCACCTTCGCCAAGGGATGGAGTGTTCCTAG CTTTGTGAAATTTTTGACGCCTGCATCTGGCCTCCAAGGATATTGGGACCCATATCCTATAGATATGGAATTTCGGCCGCCTTGTATGGTACTCTCAACGATCGGGATCTCAAAACCGGGAAAACTGGAAGGGCAGAGTACTAAACAGTGTACCACACATCTTCATCAACTTCATGTGTGTTTACCTTCTTCTAGAAATAAAACAAGGTTATTATACAGAATGTCACTAGATTTTGCACCTGTGTTGAAGCACATTCCATTCATGAACTTCCTATGGAGGCATTTTGCAGAACAG GTTTTGAATGAGGATCTAAGGCTTGTCCTTGGCCAACAAGAGCGCATGAACAAGGGGGCAAACGTCTGGAACTGGCCGGTGACATACGACAAGCTAGGAGTGAGGTACAGGCAATGGAGAGATGCCTTGGAACGAGGAGAGAAACAACTTCCCTTTAGCAAGTCAAGTTAA